Below is a window of Myroides profundi DNA.
AAAGCCTTGTAATAAGATGTCCACACATGTCCTGAATTATTCCTTATCTCTTGCGCTTGCCAACTGTAAAGTAACTTCGTATCAGGCTTCATGTTAATTAAGTAAGAAGGCTGTAGATCGTTAGAAAGTATCGTAAACTCTTCACCAGACACGGGTAAACTTAAATAAGCCTGTGAAAGAACATTATAGGCTTTAGATATACTATTGATTACTCCATCCCCTGATATCTCTTCTTGATTTTTTTCCTCTAGACTACATGCTGTAAATGCAGTAATAGATAATATAAATACGAATAATCTTTTCATAATTAAAATGTTGCGTTTAATGAAAAAGTAACAATAGGTTGTATAAAGTCATTTAAAGATCCTCGGTCTTTTTCAAATCTATAGGTATAGATATTATCTGCTTGAACATTAAGTTGAAGTGATTTAAAATATCTATTGATAAAAGGATTCTTAGTGAAATTATAACTTAACTGTACATAGTTTAGCTTGATATAATCTGTTTTATAGATCGTCTTAGAAGTAGCTTGGGCTAGATAATTATGTATATAGCTAGGACCAGCTTGTATCGGATAAGTTTTATTCTCATCTCCAATTTCAAACCACATATTATCTAATTGTCCTTTTAAAGCATTCTTATCAGAACTTCCTTCATCCCTTACAAAAGAATCTGAGTATTTAGCCTTCCCTCCTAACTGATAATTTATATTCACGGATAAAGACCAATTCTTATAGGAGATATAATTATTAAAGAATCCATTATATGGGGCTATTGTATATCCTAGTCTACTCACATGATTAGCACTAAGATCATTAGTTGTATCTATAACATTGCCATCTTGATCTATATACTCAGGTAGTCCTGTTATAGAGTGAATCCCATTACTCACTAGACCATATAAAACGCCTAAAGGTTTGCCAACTTCATATTCTGGAATTATAGCTTCTTCACTAGTATAAATACGATCTGTACCATATAGTTTACGCACCTTATTAGCATTATAAGATATCGATGCTGAGGTATTCCATCTAAATTCATCAATAGTAAGTATATCCCCTGACAGTATAAACTCTACTCCTTTATTTTCAAGTTCTCCTATATTCTTAGTATAGGTAGAGAATCCGTTACTTGTAGCAATTGGCAAGGCTAGTATAGCCTCTTTAGTCAAATTGTTGTATACGTTTACTAATAAATTAAATCGATTTACAAAACCGAAATCAACTGAAACATTGGTGGTATAAGTTTGTTGAGGCTGTAGGTTCTTATTAGGTAGTCCACCTAACTCTAGTACTCTATAATCTCCATTAAACGTATTAGAAAGCATATAAGTAGTCGTCACATCTCGTGGAGCGATACCTGCTAGACTTGCTGTATATCCTATAGATCCTTTAAGTTTTAGGCTTGTCAATATATCTTGTGCTTTAAAAAAATCATATTGACTAGGAGTCCACCCTGCCCCTATTGCCCATGCATTATTCCATCTTTTATTACTTGGTAATAGAGAAGCTCCATCTCGTTTAAAACTAGCATAGGCATCATAAGTACCTTGATAGGTATAGCCAAGAGCTGCACCGAATCCTAATTGACTTGTTCTATGTTTATTCCCAAATACCTCTGGTTTATAGCTATTGGTCAAAGCTGTATTAATCCCTGATAAACTGCTTAAATCATCATCAATACCATGTCCCGATCCTGATAAAGACTTTATATCTGTCAAATAATAATCTGCATTAATACCTACAAACAAATCGTGATCTCCAAATTGTTTCTGATAATTAGCACGGATATTGGCTGAGTAATCAAAGTTTTTAGAGTCAGTTTCTTTGATATATCCTTTCTCATTTTCGTTCTTAGTTTGTTGGCTATAGGCTGTACTATAGATTCGATCATAAGTTTCTTCTAGGCTATAATCTGCACCAATAACTCCAGACAATTGAAAGTCAGGTAATACATCCCAATACATCACAAGAGAAGAACTAAAACGCTTACTTGTCTTTTTTTGTTTAAATTGGTTAATCAAATCACTATAAGATCTACCTGAATAACTTGTTAATTTTTTCGTATCTTTAGTTTCATAAGGGTTTAAATTAAAAGCTAAAGATGTAGGGTCATTATCCATTCCATTCTCTGTATTAGATGTGGATACTCCAAAACTGTTGTTAAGTGATAGTTGAAATGTAGGTGTGATAGTATAATCTAGATTAGCTCTAGCTGTCAAATGGTTGATATCATTACCTGGTATTCTCCCCCCTTGCTTACTATAATTAAGAGAGTAGAAATAAGTATTCTTAGCCGTTCCTCCACGTACACTAAGGTTGTGAGATTGAAAGTGGTTAGGTTTTATTAATTCTTTAAACCAGTCGGTATTATACTGTCTCAAAGAGTCTAGTTTCATTTGACCTTCGATTAGCTTCTGTTCTAGAAGAGC
It encodes the following:
- a CDS encoding SusC/RagA family TonB-linked outer membrane protein, with the translated sequence MSFSIKQTITILVISLFCANHLFAQNPVYTGKVLNLETRKGIDTAIITVITSGEVYFTNSKGEFKIEELNDSTVLISQEGYESLEVSLKKGNQIIYLLPTYKQLDEVIIRKSTNINDIDVRNLTGSVVTIDMNKLSERSELDMAKLLQGQVPGLTVNYSGELGKKPEIRLRGNSSFSYKGSANEPLFVMDGIVISTENFLTLNPSDFSSIKVLKDAPATALYGIKAANGVIELTSKRGFDGKPVFSYAMKQGITLRGARPVEMMDTNEKLAFEERIGANGRPGYDYSERNIRRLYLNNPALLEQKLIEGQMKLDSLRQYNTDWFKELIKPNHFQSHNLSVRGGTAKNTYFYSLNYSKQGGRIPGNDINHLTARANLDYTITPTFQLSLNNSFGVSTSNTENGMDNDPTSLAFNLNPYETKDTKKLTSYSGRSYSDLINQFKQKKTSKRFSSSLVMYWDVLPDFQLSGVIGADYSLEETYDRIYSTAYSQQTKNENEKGYIKETDSKNFDYSANIRANYQKQFGDHDLFVGINADYYLTDIKSLSGSGHGIDDDLSSLSGINTALTNSYKPEVFGNKHRTSQLGFGAALGYTYQGTYDAYASFKRDGASLLPSNKRWNNAWAIGAGWTPSQYDFFKAQDILTSLKLKGSIGYTASLAGIAPRDVTTTYMLSNTFNGDYRVLELGGLPNKNLQPQQTYTTNVSVDFGFVNRFNLLVNVYNNLTKEAILALPIATSNGFSTYTKNIGELENKGVEFILSGDILTIDEFRWNTSASISYNANKVRKLYGTDRIYTSEEAIIPEYEVGKPLGVLYGLVSNGIHSITGLPEYIDQDGNVIDTTNDLSANHVSRLGYTIAPYNGFFNNYISYKNWSLSVNINYQLGGKAKYSDSFVRDEGSSDKNALKGQLDNMWFEIGDENKTYPIQAGPSYIHNYLAQATSKTIYKTDYIKLNYVQLSYNFTKNPFINRYFKSLQLNVQADNIYTYRFEKDRGSLNDFIQPIVTFSLNATF